The Sphaerospermopsis torques-reginae ITEP-024 genome has a window encoding:
- a CDS encoding 2TM domain-containing protein, which produces MTYNSEEMQQILEVAFKRKQQGEFTREQIIEIASELGVSSESLIAAEKEWLKKQVEVKKEEMSNHQKQQEFKSHFMVFLIVNGFLILLNLFTGSGYFWAIFPLLGWGLGLLLHWMNAYKK; this is translated from the coding sequence ATGACTTACAATTCAGAGGAAATGCAGCAAATTTTGGAAGTAGCATTTAAACGTAAGCAACAGGGAGAATTTACGCGAGAACAAATAATAGAAATCGCTTCAGAGTTAGGGGTTTCTTCGGAATCTCTCATTGCTGCGGAAAAAGAATGGTTAAAAAAACAAGTGGAAGTGAAAAAAGAAGAAATGTCTAATCATCAAAAACAGCAAGAGTTTAAATCACATTTCATGGTTTTTTTGATTGTTAACGGGTTTTTGATTTTGTTAAATTTGTTCACTGGTTCTGGTTATTTTTGGGCTATTTTCCCGCTTTTGGGTTGGGGTTTAGGTTTGTTACTGCATTGGATGAATGCTTATAAAAAGTAG
- a CDS encoding helix-turn-helix domain-containing protein, which translates to MKKNEQLSTFDRMMQDNDFQAKFASGYQEFLLSELLISIMENDYISVEQLAKEVNLSPAVIQDICSGKQNDINFSKFLQIVQSCGFRLVLEKGDERIPVIL; encoded by the coding sequence ATGAAGAAGAATGAACAGTTATCAACTTTTGATAGAATGATGCAAGATAATGATTTTCAAGCTAAGTTTGCATCAGGATATCAGGAGTTTTTGTTATCAGAATTGTTAATTTCTATCATGGAAAATGATTATATTTCTGTTGAACAATTAGCTAAGGAAGTTAATCTTTCTCCTGCTGTTATTCAAGATATTTGTTCTGGAAAGCAAAATGATATTAACTTTAGTAAGTTTTTACAAATAGTTCAATCTTGTGGTTTTCGTCTGGTTTTGGAAAAAGGTGATGAGCGTATTCCTGTAATTTTGTAA
- a CDS encoding type II toxin-antitoxin system RelE/ParE family toxin produces the protein MSKEYIIYVGLVFQLEWYFDENGESEALEYFNQISEQQQLKFLFLVKRIGDFGKISNKEQFRNEGDKIYAFKPQPDRFLCFFFTGKKIIVTNAFQKKTQKLPNNQKEKAIKYMNDFIQRHEEGRYYEEE, from the coding sequence ATGAGTAAAGAATATATCATTTATGTTGGTTTAGTTTTTCAATTAGAGTGGTATTTTGATGAAAATGGTGAAAGTGAAGCTCTGGAGTATTTTAATCAAATATCCGAACAACAACAATTAAAATTTTTATTTTTAGTCAAACGAATTGGTGATTTTGGGAAAATAAGTAATAAAGAACAATTTCGCAATGAAGGAGATAAAATTTACGCTTTTAAACCACAACCAGATAGATTTTTATGTTTCTTTTTTACAGGTAAAAAAATTATTGTCACTAATGCTTTTCAGAAAAAAACACAAAAATTACCAAATAATCAGAAAGAAAAAGCTATCAAATATATGAATGATTTTATTCAACGTCATGAGGAAGGAAGATATTATGAAGAAGAATGA
- a CDS encoding DUF1257 domain-containing protein has product MSHFSTLRTKITDAEILKASLRDLGISVKTEADVRGYNGQRVRSDIVAVLEGEYDLGWSRNSDGSFDLIADLWGVAKKHNQTELINSINQKYAVNKTLAEVKQRGLQNANVKLVLQ; this is encoded by the coding sequence ATGTCTCACTTTAGCACTCTGCGTACCAAGATCACCGATGCCGAAATCCTCAAAGCTTCTTTGCGCGACTTAGGTATTAGCGTAAAGACTGAAGCTGATGTTCGTGGTTATAACGGTCAGCGTGTTCGTTCCGACATCGTTGCTGTTTTGGAAGGCGAGTACGATTTAGGTTGGTCTCGCAATAGCGATGGTTCTTTTGATTTAATCGCTGATTTGTGGGGCGTTGCTAAGAAGCACAACCAAACCGAGTTGATCAACTCCATTAACCAAAAATACGCCGTTAACAAAACTTTGGCTGAAGTAAAACAGCGCGGCCTGCAAAACGCTAACGTTAAGTTGGTGTTGCAATAA